The Miscanthus floridulus cultivar M001 chromosome 7, ASM1932011v1, whole genome shotgun sequence genome includes a region encoding these proteins:
- the LOC136466291 gene encoding glycine-rich cell wall structural protein 1.0-like, which yields MRRPVTAIGRDRRAGGAGEGLRGRAARGRAGGACGGCGGARRGGCGGAPAGPAADAGARGTGPVGARLRGMRGRAARGLPRGAARGACCGGGGVVRTGERAACGCGVAGWVAG from the coding sequence ATGAGACGACCTGTGACAGCGATAGGTCGGGACCGTCGCGCCGGCGGCGCCGGTGAGGGGCTgcgggggcgcgcggcgcgggggcgcGCCGGTGGGGCCTGCGGGGGATgcgggggcgcgcggcgcgggggctgCGGGGGCGCGCCGGCGGGGCCTGCGGCGGATGCGGGGGCGCGCGGCACGGGGCCTGTGGGGGCGCGCCTGCGGGGGATgcgggggcgcgcggcgcgggggctgccgcggggcgcggcgcggggggcttgctgcggcggcggcggggtagTGCGTACGGGCGAGCGGGCGGCGTGCGGGTGTGGGGTGGCCGGGTGGGTGGCCGGTTAG